The following are encoded together in the Mumia sp. Pv4-285 genome:
- a CDS encoding 3-oxoacid CoA-transferase subunit A — protein sequence MRVVDAETAVADVADGSTVLIGGFGTAGMPFTLVDALVSQGARDLTVVSNNAGNGDTGLAALLAAGQVRKMICSFPRQADSYVFDELYRSGKIELEVVPQGNLAERMRAAGAGIGAFFTPTGYGTMLAEGKEARTIDGRGYVLEYPLRGDVALIAARRADTAGNLLFHKTARNFGPVMATAATLTIAEVDDVVEAGAIDPEAVVTPGIFVDRVVALGAEQRVAAREGASA from the coding sequence ATGCGGGTGGTGGACGCCGAGACAGCCGTCGCCGACGTCGCGGACGGTTCGACGGTCCTCATCGGCGGCTTCGGCACCGCCGGCATGCCTTTCACCCTGGTCGACGCTCTCGTCAGTCAGGGCGCTCGCGACTTGACTGTGGTGAGCAACAACGCCGGCAACGGCGACACGGGTCTCGCCGCTCTGCTCGCCGCAGGTCAGGTCCGCAAGATGATCTGCTCGTTCCCGCGGCAGGCCGACTCGTACGTGTTCGACGAGCTCTACCGCTCCGGCAAGATCGAGCTCGAGGTCGTCCCGCAGGGCAACCTCGCCGAGCGCATGCGGGCTGCCGGGGCCGGCATCGGGGCGTTCTTCACGCCGACCGGGTACGGCACGATGCTCGCCGAGGGCAAGGAGGCGCGGACCATCGACGGTCGCGGCTACGTCCTCGAGTACCCGTTGCGCGGTGACGTCGCCCTGATCGCCGCGCGCCGTGCGGACACGGCCGGCAACCTGCTCTTCCACAAGACCGCGCGCAACTTCGGCCCCGTGATGGCGACCGCGGCGACGCTCACCATCGCCGAGGTCGACGACGTCGTCGAGGCCGGCGCGATCGATCCCGAGGCCGTCGTCACGCCGGGCATCTTCGTCGACCGCGTCGTCGCCCTCGGTGCCGAGCAGCGCGTCGCCGCCCGCGAAGGAGCGAGCGCATGA
- the pcaC gene encoding 4-carboxymuconolactone decarboxylase, giving the protein MTVPRITGVELAGHGALPLLVVGPSLGTSARALWSAAAKELGDAFHVIGWDLPGHADGPVRGAFSIAELAEGVLAFAGGAAEARGDEALRFAYAGDSVGGAVGLQLMLDAPDAVTAAVLLCTGAQIGDAAMWQERAATARASGTPALVTTSAQRWFAPGFLEREPAAGSALLHVLQGADAEGYAQVCEALTTFDVRDRLGEITVPVLAVAGAHDVATPPAKLEEIVAGVQDGELLLLPDVAHLAPVEAPAEVASAIRAVGQGIPGTEPGSPAQIADAADAYARGMDVRRAVLGDAHVDRATANADPLTRPFQELITRYAWGDVWGRDGLDRRSRSMITLALLAALGHEKELAMHVRAALRNGLTREEIAEVLLHTGVYAGVPVTNASLAVMQGVFADLDQET; this is encoded by the coding sequence ATGACCGTCCCCCGCATCACCGGCGTCGAGCTGGCCGGGCACGGCGCGCTCCCCCTCCTCGTCGTCGGTCCGTCGCTCGGGACGTCGGCTCGGGCGCTGTGGTCGGCTGCGGCCAAGGAGCTCGGCGACGCCTTCCACGTGATCGGGTGGGACCTGCCGGGTCACGCCGACGGACCCGTCCGAGGGGCGTTCTCGATCGCTGAGCTGGCCGAGGGCGTCCTCGCCTTCGCCGGCGGTGCGGCCGAGGCGCGAGGGGACGAGGCACTGCGGTTCGCGTACGCGGGTGACTCCGTCGGTGGAGCGGTCGGGTTGCAGCTGATGCTCGACGCCCCCGACGCCGTCACCGCCGCGGTCCTGCTCTGCACCGGCGCGCAGATCGGGGACGCCGCGATGTGGCAGGAGCGCGCCGCGACCGCACGCGCGTCGGGGACGCCGGCGCTGGTGACGACGTCGGCTCAGCGCTGGTTCGCGCCGGGGTTCCTCGAGCGTGAGCCCGCGGCCGGGTCGGCGCTGCTGCACGTGCTGCAGGGTGCGGACGCGGAGGGGTACGCGCAGGTGTGTGAGGCGTTGACGACGTTCGACGTGCGTGATCGGCTGGGCGAGATCACCGTCCCTGTGCTCGCGGTCGCAGGCGCTCATGACGTCGCGACCCCGCCCGCGAAGCTCGAGGAGATCGTCGCCGGAGTGCAGGACGGCGAGCTGCTCCTCCTCCCCGACGTCGCGCATCTCGCCCCTGTGGAGGCGCCGGCGGAGGTAGCGTCCGCGATTCGTGCAGTTGGTCAAGGAATCCCGGGGACAGAACCTGGATCACCTGCACAAATCGCGGACGCTGCGGATGCGTACGCGCGGGGCATGGACGTACGGCGCGCGGTGCTCGGAGACGCGCACGTCGACCGCGCCACCGCGAACGCGGACCCGTTGACACGTCCGTTCCAGGAGCTGATCACCCGGTACGCATGGGGGGACGTCTGGGGGCGCGACGGGCTCGACCGCCGGAGTCGGTCGATGATCACGCTGGCGCTGCTCGCCGCGCTCGGGCACGAGAAGGAGCTCGCGATGCACGTCCGGGCGGCGTTGCGCAACGGGCTGACGCGCGAAGAGATCGCCGAGGTGCTGCTGCACACGGGGGTGTACGCCGGGGTGCCCGTCACGAACGCCTCGCTCGCTGTGATGCAGGGCGTCTTCGCCGATCTGGACCAGGAGACCTGA
- a CDS encoding 3-oxoacid CoA-transferase subunit B has product MTAVDSPVRTVEHADRGPLSRDEMAQAIARDIEAGSYVNLGIGQPTLVANHLDIESGVVLHTENGMLGMGPAASGDAVDPDLVNAGKVPVTELAGASYFHHADSFAMMRGGHLDVCVLGAFQVSQHGDLANWHTGAPDAIPAVGGAMDLAVGAKRVFVMMSLFAKDGSSKLVESLSYPVTGLACVSRVYTEHAVFDVGADGVVVRETHGISVDELRERLPVAVRRLED; this is encoded by the coding sequence ATGACCGCCGTCGATTCTCCGGTACGCACCGTCGAGCACGCCGACCGTGGACCCCTGTCACGCGATGAGATGGCGCAGGCGATCGCCCGCGACATCGAGGCCGGGTCGTACGTGAACCTCGGCATCGGCCAGCCGACGCTGGTCGCGAACCACCTCGACATCGAGTCGGGCGTCGTCCTGCACACCGAGAACGGCATGCTCGGCATGGGGCCCGCTGCCTCCGGCGACGCTGTCGACCCCGACCTGGTCAACGCCGGCAAGGTCCCGGTCACGGAGCTCGCCGGCGCCTCGTACTTCCACCACGCCGACTCGTTCGCCATGATGCGCGGCGGCCACCTCGACGTCTGCGTCCTGGGTGCCTTCCAGGTGTCGCAGCACGGCGACCTCGCCAACTGGCACACCGGCGCGCCGGACGCCATCCCAGCGGTCGGCGGCGCGATGGACCTGGCGGTCGGCGCGAAGCGCGTGTTCGTGATGATGTCGCTGTTCGCGAAGGACGGGTCGAGCAAGCTGGTGGAGTCGCTCAGCTACCCGGTGACGGGGCTCGCCTGCGTGAGCCGCGTCTACACCGAGCACGCCGTGTTCGACGTCGGCGCGGACGGCGTGGTCGTACGCGAGACGCACGGCATCTCGGTCGACGAGCTGCGCGAGCGGTTGCCCGTCGCCGTACGCCGGCTCGAGGACTGA
- a CDS encoding thiolase family protein, which translates to MSAYVYDAVRTPFGRYGGALSGVRPDDLAATVVRTTLERSPALDPEAIGDVVWGNANGAGEENRNVGRMAALLAGLPVGVPGTTINRLCGSSLDAAITGSRAIEVGDADVVLTGGVESMSRAPWVMPKPSRAFPAGNVEAVSTTLGWRLVNPAMPKEWTISLGESNEQLQERFGISRERQDAFAAASHQRAYAAWEAGHYDDLVVGVEGAELTRDEGIRPDSSAETLARLKPSFRPDGTITAGNASPLNDGASAVLLGSERGAELIGRDPLARIAGRGVMALEPQAFGYAPVEAANRALARAGIGWDQVGAVELNEAFAVQSLACVDAWPIDADIVNQWGGAIAIGHPLGASGGRILGTLAAVLRTTNQRWGVAAICIGVGQGLAVVLENTGSSEGGASA; encoded by the coding sequence ATGTCCGCGTACGTGTACGACGCCGTCCGGACCCCCTTCGGCCGTTACGGCGGCGCTCTCTCCGGCGTCCGACCGGACGACCTCGCCGCGACCGTCGTCCGTACGACGCTCGAGCGGTCCCCGGCACTCGACCCCGAGGCCATCGGTGACGTGGTGTGGGGCAACGCCAACGGTGCCGGCGAGGAGAATCGCAACGTCGGCCGCATGGCCGCACTCCTCGCCGGACTGCCCGTCGGCGTCCCCGGCACGACGATCAACCGCCTCTGCGGCTCCAGCCTCGACGCCGCGATCACCGGCTCGCGCGCCATCGAGGTCGGCGACGCCGACGTGGTCCTGACCGGGGGCGTCGAGTCGATGAGCCGCGCGCCGTGGGTCATGCCGAAGCCGAGCCGCGCGTTCCCTGCCGGCAACGTCGAGGCCGTGTCGACCACACTCGGTTGGCGCCTGGTGAACCCGGCGATGCCGAAGGAGTGGACCATCTCCCTCGGCGAGTCCAACGAACAGCTCCAGGAGCGCTTCGGTATCTCCCGCGAGCGGCAGGACGCGTTCGCGGCGGCGTCGCACCAGCGGGCGTACGCCGCCTGGGAGGCCGGTCACTACGACGACCTCGTCGTCGGCGTCGAGGGCGCCGAGCTCACGCGCGACGAGGGCATCCGTCCCGACTCCTCGGCGGAGACCCTCGCGCGGCTCAAGCCGTCGTTCCGCCCCGACGGAACGATCACCGCCGGCAACGCGTCGCCGCTCAACGACGGAGCGTCCGCGGTCCTCCTCGGATCCGAGCGCGGTGCGGAGCTCATCGGGCGCGATCCCCTGGCCCGAATCGCCGGTCGCGGTGTGATGGCTCTGGAGCCCCAAGCCTTCGGGTACGCCCCCGTCGAGGCGGCCAACCGCGCGCTCGCTCGTGCCGGGATCGGCTGGGACCAGGTCGGCGCCGTCGAGCTCAACGAGGCCTTCGCCGTCCAGAGCCTCGCCTGCGTCGACGCGTGGCCGATCGACGCCGACATCGTCAACCAGTGGGGCGGCGCGATCGCGATCGGTCACCCCCTCGGTGCCTCGGGTGGCCGGATCCTCGGCACGCTCGCCGCCGTGCTCCGTACGACCAACCAGCGCTGGGGCGTCGCCGCGATCTGCATCGGTGTCGGCCAGGGCCTGGCGGTCGTCCTCGAGAACACCGGCTCCTCCGAGGGTGGGGCGTCGGCCTGA